A single Lolium perenne isolate Kyuss_39 chromosome 6, Kyuss_2.0, whole genome shotgun sequence DNA region contains:
- the LOC139832073 gene encoding uncharacterized protein — MHRAPERRQRSSQRPVDVLVGVKAWCSRTGEKPVGHDGLEGRRRQHRLVREPRAVPVMATEVLAVPTSTPEAAEVVAHMALEAPDSSHTMAAVASDEATTTAVGAKEAKKQGEQSSPNEAMVRKAVPGGDAPGTTRRFHIVGVSHMWLQAKI, encoded by the exons ATGCACCGGGCACCAGAACGGCGGCAGCGGAGCAGCCAGCGCCCGGTCGATGTTCTCGTCGGCGTCAAGGCTTGGTGCAGCCGGACCGGCGAGAAGCCAGTCGGGCACGACGGGCTGGAGGGGCGCCGGCGGCAGCACCGGCTGGTTCGAGAGCCCCGCGCCGTTCCGGTGATGGCGACGGAAGTCCTGGCGGTTCCAACCTCCACGCCGGAAGCGGCGGAGGTCGTCGCGCACATGGCGCTGGAAGCGCCGGATTCCTCCCACACCATGGCGGCAGTGGCGAGCGACGAAGCGACGACCACGGCCGTCGGCGCGAAGGAGGCGAAGAAGCAG GGGGAACAGTCGTCGCCAAACGAGGCGATGGTTCGGAAGGCGGTTCCTGGAGGCGACGCTCCAGGAACGACGCGTCGGTTCCACATCGTGGGGGTTTCCCACATGTGGTTACAAGCAAAGATTTAA